Proteins found in one Quercus robur chromosome 2, dhQueRobu3.1, whole genome shotgun sequence genomic segment:
- the LOC126715154 gene encoding myb-related protein 306-like, which yields MGRPPCCDKEGVKKGPWTPEEDILLVSYIQEHGPGNWRAVPTNTGLLRCSKSCRLRWTNYLRPGIRRGNFTDHEEKMIIHLQALLGNRWAAIASYLPQRTDNDIKNYWNTHLKKKLNKIQSGAEGHSKDGFSSPSQSITRGQWERRLQTDIHRAKQALSEAISPEKLSNSGLSELKPSTGCLSNTKPAAQSSTYASSTDNIARLLKGWVRNSPKSARSNSAITQNSLNNMSGTDSVSSEGTPSKAINGIEQSETFESLLAFESFDSSHSDTSQSMSPEASLFQDESKPLPLSLLENWLFDEGASQGKEFLSDFSLDDNANFF from the exons ATGGGTAGGCCTCCTTGTTGTGATAAAGAGGGAGTCAAGAAAGGACCATGGACTCCTGAAGAAGACATCTTATTAGTCTCTTATATTCAAGAACATGGTCCTGGGAATTGGAGGGCTGTTCCTACCAATACAG GGTTGCTTAGATGTAGTAAGAGTTGCAGACTTAGATGGACTAATTATCTCAGGCCAGGGATCAGGCGTGGTAACTTTACTGACCATGAGGAGAAGATGATAATCCACCTTCAAGCTCTTTTGGGCAATAG GTGGGCTGCCATAGCTTCATACCTCCCACAGAGAACAGATAATGACATTAAAAATTATTGGAACAcccatttgaagaagaagctcaATAAGATTCAATCAGGCGCGGAAGGCCATTCAAAAGATGGGTTTTCTTCACCATCACAATCAATCACAAGAGGTCAGTGGGAGAGAAGGCTCCAAACAGATATCCACAGGGCCAAGCAAGCTCTTAGTGAGGCCATTTCCCCAGAGAAGCTAAGCAACTCTGGCTTGTCTGAATTGAAGCCCTCTACTGGGTGCTTGTCTAACACAAAGCCAGCAGCTCAATCATCAACCTATGCATCTAGCACTGACAACATAGCCCGGTTGCTCAAAGGTTGGGTGAGAAATTCACCAAAGTCAGCTAGGAGTAACTCAGCTATAACTCAAAATTCCTTAAACAACATGAGTGGGACTGATTCAGTATCCAGTGAAGGGACTCCAAGTAAGGCAATCAATGGGATTGAACAATCTGAGACATTTGAATCTCTGCTCGcgtttgagtcttttgactcttcaCATTCGGATACATCACAGTCTATGTCACCTGAGGCAAGCCTTTTCCAAGATGAAAGCAAGCCTTTGCCATTGTCATTGCTTGAGAATTGGTTGTTTGATGAAGGTGCTAGTCAAGGGAAAGAATTCCTTAGTGATTTCTCATTAGATGACAATgctaattttttctaa